From one Streptomyces sp. R41 genomic stretch:
- a CDS encoding aldehyde dehydrogenase codes for MTTTFESGPGQLFIGGQWREAADGARTDVIDPSTGRAVTTVAEAGAADVDAAVRAAREAFDHGPWAAMSGRERGRVLHRVSELIRANADELAALESLDVGKPLSLCRPVDVLTAADEYEYCAALAQTLDGATRDTPLNAFAYTRRGPLGVVAAITPFNFPLILSSSKLAPALAAGNAVVHKPADETPLSALYMAHLLQEAGVPDGVVNVVTGSGPVAGEALLRNPGIDKIAFTGSTAVGRHAASVAGEALKPVTMELGGNAAHLVFADADLEKAVGAVIKGFVFNTGQFCMGGPRLLVERSVYSTLLGILADAVPGVPVGDPRDAATVVGPMAGDKHLKKVEEYVALARKEGGRIVCGGERLDLNGGYYYRPTVIADLAADSRVIQEEIFGPVLTVQAFDSEDEAVELANSTPYGLASGIQTTDLTRAHRVADRLQAGIVWINDWAMLDPAVPFGGVKDSGFGREYGPEALAAYTKVKSVVVSLD; via the coding sequence ATGACGACCACCTTCGAGAGTGGGCCCGGGCAGCTGTTCATCGGTGGACAGTGGCGCGAGGCGGCCGACGGAGCGCGTACGGACGTGATCGATCCGTCCACGGGCCGGGCGGTCACGACCGTCGCGGAGGCGGGCGCGGCCGATGTCGACGCGGCCGTGCGTGCCGCGCGGGAGGCCTTCGACCACGGCCCGTGGGCCGCGATGAGCGGCCGCGAGCGCGGCCGGGTGCTGCACCGCGTCTCCGAGCTGATCCGCGCGAACGCCGACGAGCTCGCGGCCCTGGAGAGCCTCGACGTCGGCAAGCCCCTCTCCCTGTGCCGCCCCGTCGACGTGCTCACCGCCGCCGACGAGTACGAGTACTGCGCCGCCCTCGCCCAGACCCTCGACGGCGCCACCCGCGACACCCCGCTCAACGCCTTCGCGTACACGCGCCGCGGACCACTCGGTGTGGTCGCCGCGATCACCCCCTTCAACTTCCCGCTGATCCTGTCCAGTTCGAAGCTCGCCCCGGCGCTCGCGGCCGGCAACGCCGTGGTGCACAAGCCCGCCGACGAGACCCCGCTCAGCGCCCTGTACATGGCCCACCTGCTCCAGGAGGCCGGCGTCCCGGACGGCGTCGTGAACGTCGTCACCGGCAGCGGCCCGGTCGCGGGCGAGGCGCTGCTGCGCAACCCCGGCATCGACAAGATCGCCTTCACCGGGTCCACCGCCGTTGGCCGGCACGCCGCGAGCGTCGCCGGTGAGGCGCTCAAGCCCGTCACCATGGAGCTGGGCGGCAACGCGGCCCACCTCGTCTTCGCGGACGCCGACCTGGAGAAGGCGGTCGGCGCGGTCATCAAGGGATTCGTCTTCAACACCGGGCAGTTCTGCATGGGCGGGCCGCGCCTGCTGGTGGAGCGCTCCGTGTACAGCACCCTGCTGGGCATCCTCGCCGACGCCGTCCCCGGAGTGCCGGTCGGTGACCCCCGGGACGCGGCCACGGTCGTCGGCCCGATGGCGGGGGACAAGCACCTGAAGAAGGTCGAGGAGTACGTCGCCCTGGCCCGCAAGGAGGGCGGCCGCATCGTCTGCGGCGGTGAGCGGCTCGACCTGAACGGCGGCTACTACTACAGGCCCACGGTGATCGCCGACCTCGCGGCCGACTCCCGCGTCATCCAGGAGGAGATCTTCGGCCCGGTCCTCACCGTGCAGGCCTTCGACTCCGAGGACGAGGCCGTCGAGCTCGCCAACTCCACGCCGTACGGCCTGGCTTCAGGCATCCAGACCACCGACCTGACCCGCGCGCACCGCGTCGCCGACCGGCTCCAGGCGGGCATCGTGTGGATCAACGACTGGGCGATGCTCGACCCCGCGGTTCCCTTCGGCGGGGTCAAGGACTCCGGCTTCGGCCGGGAGTACGGGCCCGAGGCGCTCGCCGCCTACACCAAGGTCAAGTCCGTTGTCGTCTCGCTCGACTGA
- a CDS encoding MarR family winged helix-turn-helix transcriptional regulator has protein sequence MVGTQVTKAPPSLLYMVKQVELVVRSHLDELVKPAGITALQYTSLTVLERHDGLSAAQLARDSFVTAQSMADLVRSLESRGLVRRERNPRNRRELLILLTDEGRELLARFAGAVRELEERMVGDLTSHQTDQFRRALSKAWHALS, from the coding sequence ATGGTCGGCACCCAGGTAACCAAGGCACCCCCGTCCCTGCTCTACATGGTCAAGCAGGTGGAACTCGTCGTGCGCTCACACCTCGACGAGCTGGTGAAACCGGCTGGAATCACGGCATTGCAGTACACCTCGCTCACCGTCCTGGAGCGGCACGACGGCCTGTCGGCGGCGCAGCTGGCGCGCGACTCGTTCGTGACGGCGCAGTCCATGGCCGATCTGGTGCGCTCGCTGGAGAGCCGCGGACTGGTGCGCCGCGAGCGCAATCCGCGCAACCGGCGCGAGCTGCTGATCCTGCTGACCGACGAGGGACGCGAGCTGCTCGCACGGTTCGCGGGAGCCGTACGGGAGCTAGAGGAGCGCATGGTCGGGGACCTCACGTCGCACCAGACCGATCAGTTCCGCCGGGCGCTGTCCAAGGCGTGGCACGCGCTGTCGTGA
- the tuf gene encoding elongation factor Tu: MAKAKFQRTKPHVNIGTIGHIDHGKTTLTAAMTKVLHDQFPDLNPYTPFDQIDKAPEERQRGITISIAHVEYQTENRHYAHVDCPGHADYIKNMITGAAQMDGAILVVAATDGPMPQTKEHVLLARQVGVPYIVVALNKTDMVDDEEILELVELEVRELLTEYEFPGDDVPVVQVSALKALEGDPKWSASILELLAAIDEFVPEPVRDVDRPFLMPIEDVFTITGRGTVVTGRIERGVLKVNSEVEIIGIHEQKTKTTVTGIEMFRKLLDEGRAGENVGLLLRGVKREDVERGQVVIKPGSVTPHTEFEARAYILSKDEGGRHTPFFDNYRPQFYFRTTDVTGVVTLPKGTEMVMPGDNTTMQVQLIQPIAMEEGLKFAIREGGRTVGAGQVTKIRK, encoded by the coding sequence GTGGCCAAGGCGAAATTCCAGCGGACCAAGCCGCACGTCAACATCGGCACCATCGGTCACATCGACCACGGTAAGACGACGCTGACCGCGGCCATGACCAAGGTGTTGCACGACCAGTTCCCCGACCTGAACCCCTACACGCCGTTCGACCAGATCGACAAGGCTCCCGAGGAACGTCAACGCGGCATCACGATCTCGATCGCCCATGTCGAGTACCAGACGGAGAACCGGCACTACGCCCACGTCGACTGCCCGGGGCACGCGGACTACATCAAGAACATGATCACGGGCGCCGCGCAGATGGACGGAGCGATCCTGGTCGTCGCGGCGACCGACGGACCGATGCCGCAGACCAAGGAGCATGTCCTGCTGGCCCGGCAGGTCGGCGTTCCGTACATCGTCGTCGCGCTCAACAAGACCGACATGGTGGACGACGAGGAGATCCTCGAACTCGTCGAGCTCGAAGTGCGCGAGCTGCTCACCGAGTACGAGTTTCCCGGCGACGACGTCCCGGTCGTACAGGTCTCCGCGCTCAAGGCCCTCGAAGGCGATCCGAAGTGGAGTGCGTCCATCCTCGAACTCCTCGCGGCGATCGATGAGTTCGTGCCCGAGCCGGTACGCGATGTCGACCGGCCGTTCCTGATGCCGATCGAGGACGTCTTCACCATCACGGGCCGCGGCACGGTCGTCACCGGCCGGATCGAGCGCGGTGTGCTGAAGGTCAACAGCGAGGTCGAGATCATCGGCATCCACGAGCAGAAGACGAAGACCACCGTCACGGGTATCGAGATGTTCCGCAAACTCCTCGACGAGGGCCGGGCGGGGGAGAATGTCGGACTGCTGCTGCGGGGCGTGAAGCGCGAGGACGTGGAGCGCGGGCAGGTCGTCATCAAGCCGGGCTCGGTGACCCCGCACACGGAGTTCGAGGCGCGCGCGTACATCCTGTCCAAGGACGAGGGCGGCCGGCACACGCCCTTCTTCGACAACTACCGGCCGCAGTTCTACTTCCGTACGACGGACGTGACCGGAGTGGTGACCCTCCCCAAGGGCACGGAAATGGTCATGCCGGGCGACAACACCACCATGCAGGTGCAGTTGATCCAGCCCATCGCGATGGAGGAGGGGCTGAAGTTCGCCATCCGTGAGGGCGGCAGGACGGTCGGGGCGGGGCAGGTCACAAAGATCCGGAAGTAG
- a CDS encoding NAD(P)-dependent alcohol dehydrogenase codes for MSTTTRAAVVESGGAPFTLTDVELDEPGPGEALVRMVATGLCHTDLGVASGGLPFPLPGVLGHEGAGVVEAVGPNVTGVAPGDHVVLSFTSCGGCHNCRDGHPAYCATWLPLNLIGGRRADGTSTISRDGAPLGGHFFGQSSFAERALVDERSLVKVDPNVQLESIAPLGCGVQTGVGAVWNVLKPEAGSSLVVLGAGAVGLSAVMAAALTPATTVIAVDKAAERLELARELGATHTVNAAEADVTEAVLALTDGRGADGVVEATGSVAVLRKGADALAPRGTLVVVGAPPFGTEVALDVNALLPGKKVVGLTLGDSETQTSIPALVALVQDGRLPLHRLITHYPFADIERAVRDMSAGKTIKPVLTF; via the coding sequence ATGTCCACCACCACCCGCGCCGCCGTGGTCGAGTCCGGGGGAGCACCGTTCACCCTCACCGACGTCGAGCTGGACGAGCCCGGCCCCGGCGAGGCCCTCGTCCGTATGGTGGCGACCGGCCTGTGTCACACCGACCTCGGAGTGGCGAGCGGCGGTCTGCCCTTCCCGCTGCCCGGAGTCCTCGGACACGAGGGAGCGGGAGTCGTCGAGGCCGTCGGCCCGAATGTCACCGGTGTCGCCCCAGGTGACCACGTCGTCCTGTCCTTCACCTCCTGCGGCGGCTGTCACAACTGCCGTGACGGACACCCCGCGTACTGCGCCACCTGGCTGCCGCTGAACCTCATCGGCGGCCGGCGCGCGGACGGCACCAGCACGATCAGCCGCGACGGGGCGCCGCTCGGCGGCCACTTCTTCGGGCAGTCGTCCTTCGCGGAACGCGCGTTGGTGGACGAGCGCAGCCTCGTGAAAGTCGATCCGAACGTCCAGCTGGAGTCCATAGCCCCGCTGGGCTGCGGGGTGCAGACGGGAGTGGGCGCCGTCTGGAACGTACTGAAGCCCGAGGCCGGCAGCAGCCTCGTCGTCCTCGGCGCCGGAGCTGTCGGCCTGTCCGCGGTGATGGCGGCGGCCCTGACCCCCGCGACCACGGTCATCGCCGTGGACAAGGCCGCCGAACGGCTCGAACTGGCCCGGGAATTGGGCGCCACCCACACCGTGAACGCGGCCGAGGCCGATGTCACCGAGGCGGTGCTCGCCCTCACCGACGGCCGGGGCGCCGACGGTGTCGTGGAGGCCACGGGCAGTGTCGCCGTACTGCGCAAGGGTGCCGACGCGCTCGCCCCGCGCGGCACCCTGGTCGTCGTCGGCGCACCGCCCTTCGGCACCGAAGTCGCCCTCGACGTCAACGCGTTGCTGCCCGGCAAGAAGGTCGTGGGCCTCACACTCGGCGACAGTGAGACCCAGACCTCCATCCCCGCGCTGGTCGCGCTCGTCCAGGACGGACGGCTTCCGCTGCACCGCCTGATCACCCACTATCCCTTCGCGGACATCGAGCGGGCGGTGCGGGACATGAGCGCGGGCAAGACGATCAAGCCCGTGCTCACCTTCTAG
- a CDS encoding anti-sigma factor antagonist (This anti-anti-sigma factor, or anti-sigma factor antagonist, belongs to a family that includes characterized members SpoIIAA, RsbV, RsfA, and RsfB.): MAHDPAPLTRHLRIHQDRGHLVLEFHGEIDILAAMEITPILDSATGDPAPQVVIDLRPVNFFDCSGLRLLYRARRRVLARGGRLHLVCTQPLTLRILRVTGLARLLPPSSSLDEALARPEATSDSV, from the coding sequence GTGGCGCACGACCCCGCACCGCTCACCCGGCATCTGCGCATCCACCAGGACCGCGGTCACCTGGTGCTGGAGTTCCACGGGGAGATCGACATCCTCGCGGCCATGGAGATCACCCCGATCCTGGACTCCGCGACCGGGGACCCGGCACCGCAGGTCGTGATCGACCTGCGGCCCGTCAACTTCTTCGACTGCTCGGGCCTGCGCCTGCTCTACCGGGCCAGGCGGCGTGTCCTGGCCCGGGGCGGACGGCTGCATCTCGTCTGCACTCAGCCGCTGACCCTGCGCATCCTCCGGGTGACCGGCCTCGCGCGCCTGCTGCCGCCTTCCTCGTCCCTGGACGAGGCGCTGGCCCGGCCCGAGGCCACGTCGGATTCCGTGTGA